The following are encoded together in the Janthinobacterium sp. Marseille genome:
- a CDS encoding EAL domain-containing protein, with protein MQSVLHFLKKHGNNLILGEKGLVPVTFLLAFAMLAIIWWGTLSRMAHEKELVLESSISDGQNIASIVATNLNEVLDRASHYAKIGRSMMEEERFAELQLKPLLSGDPAYLRIAIFDGQANLLQSSANRRSEPELMQLVQKVEQMPMASGTDIQLVVGRPSISDNSAWRVPIVIPFATADRQHGFLAAVIDLGYFLRLYKDIHLGDGGRIEILTRDAYQLAELNGAGLSAGVDYAGSDYAKFLHGQEAEGVIEATRPGAAEQEIAVFRMLGSYPFTVVVTRDQSYVMARLTARHRDYLQRAIIVSVAVVLLMFGLLVIAYRQRRLYNVLAASEQEKRSLIGQLEQEKGRALLQASHDYLTGIPNRMLFYELAAAELARARRSRKLYGMFFLDLDKFKLINDTLGHAVGDLLLQGVARRLRESLREYDLLARLGGDEFVMLISEMTSENDIAKVAAKLVEVVREPFPDLDGHDIEISPSIGIALYPRDGQNVETLLTHADAAMYHAKAAGAGTYRFFDSSLNASSARDVELLTRFKRAIRDDEFCLHYQPRVELQEFGLVGLEALVRWQHPEHGLIFPNDFITLAEENDLIVLLGRWVIDAACRQIADWRAAGLPLVPVAINVSPKQLKDSALLETVMETLARYQIEPGLLEIEITEGCFIEDFDTANRVLEQLRANGLRIALDDYGTGFSGLKNLKKLPIYAIKIDRSFVRDIRNDNSDAVIVASTISLAHNLGLQVVAEGVESKEQLVHLKTAGCDQVQGFYFKRPVAAAGIVEILRRGRFTPS; from the coding sequence TTGCAATCCGTACTCCACTTCCTGAAAAAGCACGGCAATAATCTGATCCTCGGTGAAAAAGGTCTGGTTCCCGTTACCTTTTTGCTGGCGTTCGCGATGCTTGCCATTATTTGGTGGGGCACCCTGTCGCGCATGGCACACGAGAAGGAGCTGGTGCTGGAAAGTTCGATTTCCGACGGCCAGAATATCGCATCCATCGTTGCCACCAACCTCAATGAAGTACTGGATCGCGCCAGTCATTACGCCAAGATCGGGCGTTCGATGATGGAAGAAGAGCGCTTCGCCGAATTGCAACTCAAGCCTTTGCTCAGCGGTGACCCGGCTTATTTGCGCATAGCGATCTTTGACGGGCAGGCAAACCTGCTGCAGTCATCTGCCAACCGCCGGTCGGAACCCGAACTGATGCAATTGGTACAAAAGGTAGAGCAGATGCCGATGGCGAGTGGGACGGACATCCAGCTGGTCGTAGGGCGGCCATCGATTAGTGATAATTCTGCGTGGCGCGTGCCGATAGTGATTCCGTTTGCAACAGCTGACCGCCAGCATGGCTTCCTGGCGGCGGTGATAGACCTTGGTTATTTCCTGCGTTTGTATAAAGACATCCATCTCGGCGATGGTGGCCGCATTGAAATCCTGACGCGCGACGCCTATCAGTTGGCTGAGTTGAATGGAGCCGGTCTTTCCGCTGGTGTCGATTATGCCGGTTCCGATTACGCAAAATTCCTGCACGGACAAGAGGCAGAAGGTGTCATCGAAGCCACCCGGCCCGGCGCGGCCGAGCAGGAAATTGCCGTGTTCCGCATGCTGGGCAGTTATCCGTTTACGGTTGTCGTCACACGTGACCAAAGTTATGTAATGGCACGCCTGACGGCCCGTCATCGCGATTACCTGCAACGGGCGATCATAGTATCTGTCGCGGTCGTCTTGCTGATGTTTGGCCTGCTGGTAATCGCTTACCGGCAGCGTCGCCTGTATAACGTGCTGGCCGCATCGGAGCAGGAAAAGCGCAGCCTGATCGGACAGTTGGAACAAGAGAAGGGGCGTGCGTTGCTGCAGGCTTCGCATGATTACCTTACCGGGATTCCGAACCGCATGCTGTTTTACGAACTGGCGGCGGCAGAGCTGGCGCGCGCGCGGCGCAGTCGCAAGCTGTACGGAATGTTTTTCCTAGATCTCGATAAATTTAAGCTGATCAATGACACGCTCGGCCATGCAGTAGGTGATCTCTTGCTGCAAGGTGTGGCGCGCCGCCTGCGTGAATCCCTGCGTGAATATGATTTGCTGGCGCGCCTCGGTGGCGACGAATTCGTCATGCTGATTTCGGAAATGACATCTGAAAACGATATCGCCAAGGTTGCAGCCAAACTGGTTGAGGTGGTGCGTGAACCTTTCCCTGATCTTGACGGCCACGATATAGAAATCAGCCCGAGCATCGGTATCGCGCTGTATCCGCGTGACGGACAGAATGTGGAGACCTTGCTGACCCATGCCGATGCGGCGATGTATCACGCGAAGGCGGCCGGTGCCGGTACCTATCGTTTCTTCGACAGTTCGCTGAATGCATCGTCGGCGCGTGATGTGGAATTGCTGACGCGCTTCAAGCGGGCAATCCGCGATGACGAGTTTTGCCTGCATTACCAGCCACGTGTTGAATTGCAGGAATTCGGCCTGGTCGGGCTGGAGGCACTGGTGCGCTGGCAGCATCCGGAACATGGTTTGATTTTCCCGAATGATTTCATCACGCTGGCAGAAGAGAATGATTTGATTGTCTTGCTTGGACGCTGGGTCATTGATGCCGCGTGCCGCCAGATTGCCGACTGGCGCGCCGCCGGTTTGCCGCTGGTACCGGTGGCGATCAATGTCTCGCCGAAACAATTGAAGGATAGTGCCTTGCTGGAAACCGTGATGGAGACGCTGGCGCGCTACCAGATAGAACCCGGTTTGCTGGAAATTGAAATCACCGAAGGCTGCTTTATTGAAGACTTCGATACTGCGAACCGGGTATTGGAGCAATTGAGGGCGAATGGTTTGCGCATTGCACTCGATGATTACGGTACCGGTTTTTCCGGACTGAAGAACCTGAAGAAGCTGCCCATCTATGCGATCAAGATAGATCGTTCCTTTGTGCGCGACATCCGCAATGACAATAGCGATGCGGTGATCGTTGCCTCCACTATTTCACTCGCACATAACCTCGGCTTGCAAGTCGTGGCCGAAGGCGTGGAAAGCAAGGAACAATTGGTGCACCTGAAGACCGCCGGTTGCGACCAGGTGCAGGGTTTTTATTTCAAGCGGCCGGTAGCAGCCGCCGGAATAGTCGAGATCCTGCGCCGCGGCAGGTTCACGCCTTCATAG
- the frc gene encoding formyl-CoA transferase — MSKALAGLRILDMTHVQAGPSASQLLAWMGADVIKLEPPQGDITRGQLRDIPGVDSLYFGTLNCNKRSITVNMKTDEGKAIFADLLTKCDVLMENFGPGVLDRFGFTWERVRAINPMLIMASIKGFGSTGPYSDFKAYENVAQAMGGAMATTGFSDGPPCVSGAQVGDSGTGLHFVIGILAALHHRVQYGEGQYVEVAMMDSVLNLIRMKMRDHERLQKGPLPEYSVPTEGLFSVPRGGNDSGGGQLGNVLWCARGGAEEYLYVVVQEAVWPALAKLVGGQHLLEDPRFANIESRRANQQAMWAILNGFAAQYTKSELMTVLNEIDVPCGPVLSTAELAENEHLHAREMYIEVDHAQRGKYWTVGMPIKLSASPAVVTPAPLLGEHTDEILQQVLGYEESRIAQLRSVKAI, encoded by the coding sequence ATGAGTAAAGCGCTTGCAGGTCTCCGCATTCTTGATATGACGCATGTACAGGCCGGTCCTTCGGCTTCGCAGTTATTGGCCTGGATGGGCGCGGATGTGATCAAACTGGAGCCGCCGCAGGGCGATATCACGCGCGGCCAGTTACGCGATATTCCCGGCGTCGACAGCCTTTACTTCGGCACGCTGAATTGCAATAAGCGTTCGATTACCGTGAATATGAAAACGGATGAAGGCAAGGCCATCTTTGCCGACTTGCTGACGAAGTGTGATGTTCTGATGGAAAACTTCGGCCCCGGCGTACTGGACCGTTTCGGCTTTACCTGGGAGCGTGTACGCGCGATCAATCCGATGCTGATCATGGCATCGATCAAGGGCTTTGGTTCCACTGGTCCGTACTCCGATTTCAAGGCATATGAAAACGTTGCGCAAGCGATGGGCGGTGCAATGGCAACCACCGGCTTCAGCGATGGCCCGCCTTGTGTGTCCGGCGCACAGGTTGGCGATTCGGGGACCGGCCTGCATTTCGTCATCGGCATCCTGGCCGCGCTGCATCATCGTGTGCAATATGGCGAAGGACAGTATGTCGAAGTGGCGATGATGGATAGCGTACTCAACCTGATCCGCATGAAAATGCGTGATCACGAACGACTGCAAAAAGGTCCATTGCCCGAGTATTCGGTGCCGACCGAAGGCTTGTTTTCGGTGCCGCGTGGCGGCAATGATTCCGGCGGCGGCCAGTTGGGTAATGTCTTGTGGTGCGCGCGCGGCGGTGCAGAAGAATACCTGTATGTCGTGGTGCAGGAGGCAGTGTGGCCGGCACTGGCCAAGCTGGTCGGTGGTCAGCATTTGCTGGAAGACCCGCGCTTTGCCAATATTGAGAGTCGGCGTGCCAACCAGCAGGCGATGTGGGCGATATTGAACGGCTTTGCCGCGCAATACACAAAGAGTGAACTGATGACGGTACTGAATGAAATCGATGTGCCTTGCGGACCGGTGCTGTCTACCGCCGAGCTTGCGGAGAATGAACATTTGCATGCGCGCGAAATGTATATCGAAGTCGATCATGCGCAGCGCGGCAAGTACTGGACGGTAGGCATGCCGATCAAGCTGTCGGCTTCGCCCGCAGTCGTTACGCCGGCACCATTACTCGGTGAGCATACCGATGAAATCCTGCAGCAGGTACTGGGTTATGAGGAGTCGCGTATTGCGCAATTGCGTAGCGTGAAGGCAATCTAG
- a CDS encoding GlxA family transcriptional regulator, translating to MTIQVAVLAFPGVQLLDIAGPADVFMEAARQLNDARAYRVQIIGTESGPFKSSSGLYVTPDATLQTFRGGIDTLMVAGSPDTDVITENSTRDAWLKKRAKSVRRIGSVCTGALILGMAGLLEGKRITTHWSSAEKLATMFPQTEVDPDCIYLRDGNLYTSAGVTAGMDLALAMVEEDHGRELALKVAREMVMFVKRPGGQSQFSSHLAAQHTEGSTIGQIQAYVLANLRADLSVPQLAERARMSERSFARTFKAESGSTPASFVEAARLDQARRLIEEQSQPLKRIAQLCGFSNLDAMRKAFMRRISIGPAEYRRRFASKE from the coding sequence ATGACTATCCAGGTTGCAGTATTAGCTTTTCCCGGCGTGCAATTACTTGATATTGCCGGTCCCGCCGATGTATTCATGGAAGCGGCGCGCCAGCTCAATGATGCGCGTGCTTATCGGGTGCAAATCATAGGGACCGAAAGTGGCCCCTTCAAATCATCGTCCGGCTTGTACGTGACACCGGATGCAACACTGCAAACTTTCAGGGGCGGCATAGACACCTTAATGGTGGCCGGCAGTCCGGACACCGACGTCATTACCGAAAACAGTACACGCGACGCATGGCTGAAAAAGCGTGCGAAGTCAGTGCGACGCATCGGTTCGGTATGTACCGGTGCATTGATACTCGGCATGGCCGGACTATTGGAAGGCAAGCGCATCACCACGCACTGGAGCAGCGCGGAAAAACTCGCCACCATGTTCCCGCAAACCGAAGTCGATCCGGATTGCATCTATCTGCGTGACGGCAATCTATATACGTCGGCTGGTGTCACTGCAGGCATGGACCTGGCATTGGCGATGGTGGAAGAAGATCACGGGCGTGAGCTGGCACTGAAAGTCGCGCGCGAAATGGTGATGTTCGTCAAGCGACCCGGTGGCCAATCGCAATTCAGTTCACACCTGGCGGCACAGCATACCGAAGGCTCCACCATCGGCCAGATACAGGCATATGTGCTCGCCAATTTGCGTGCCGACCTGTCGGTACCGCAACTCGCGGAACGCGCACGCATGAGTGAACGCAGCTTCGCGCGTACCTTTAAAGCAGAAAGCGGCAGCACGCCCGCCTCCTTCGTCGAAGCCGCCAGGCTGGACCAGGCACGCCGCCTGATAGAAGAACAAAGCCAGCCACTCAAGCGTATCGCGCAGCTATGCGGCTTCAGCAACCTGGATGCAATGCGCAAAGCCTTCATGCGACGTATTTCGATCGGCCCGGCCGAATACCGGCGACGCTTCGCCAGTAAAGAATAG
- the frc gene encoding formyl-CoA transferase translates to MSKPLDGIKIIDFTHVQAGPSCAQQLAWFGADVIKVERPGSGDATRTSLRDIPDADALYFTMLNSNKRSLTLDTKKAEGKEVLEKLIRQSDIMIENFAPGALDRMGFTWEYIQSLNPRLILASVKGFSDGHFYEDLKVYDNVAQAAGGAATTTGFWDGPPTISGAALGDSNTGMHLAIGILAALQHRHLTGLGQKVAVSMQDAVLNLCRVKLRDQQRLERTGVLEEYPQYPHGTFTDVVPRGGNAGGGGQPGWILKCKGWENDPNAYIYFTIQGTAWEATARAIGKPEWVTDPAYATAKARQDKIFDIFAYIETWLADKDKFEAIEILRKFDIPCGPVLSMKEIAYDESLRRSKSIVEVDHKVRGKYLTVGSPIKMSGATVEITPSPLLGEHTDEVLAELGYNATQIAAIHSAAAV, encoded by the coding sequence ATGAGTAAGCCATTAGACGGCATCAAGATTATCGACTTTACCCACGTCCAGGCCGGTCCTTCCTGTGCCCAGCAATTGGCGTGGTTCGGTGCCGACGTCATCAAGGTAGAACGTCCAGGTTCCGGCGATGCAACGCGCACTTCATTGCGCGACATTCCAGATGCCGACGCCCTGTACTTCACCATGTTGAACAGTAATAAACGTTCGTTGACACTCGATACGAAAAAAGCAGAAGGCAAGGAAGTCCTGGAAAAACTGATCCGTCAATCGGACATCATGATCGAGAACTTTGCGCCAGGCGCACTGGATCGCATGGGCTTCACCTGGGAATACATCCAGAGCCTGAACCCACGCCTGATCCTGGCCTCGGTCAAAGGTTTCAGCGACGGTCACTTCTATGAAGACCTGAAGGTCTACGACAATGTGGCACAGGCAGCAGGCGGCGCAGCGACCACCACCGGCTTCTGGGACGGCCCACCAACCATCAGCGGTGCGGCACTCGGCGACAGCAATACCGGTATGCATCTGGCAATCGGCATCCTCGCTGCACTCCAGCACCGTCACCTGACCGGCCTCGGTCAAAAAGTGGCTGTGTCGATGCAAGATGCCGTATTGAACCTGTGCCGCGTCAAGCTGCGCGACCAGCAACGTCTCGAACGCACCGGCGTACTGGAAGAATACCCACAGTACCCACACGGTACCTTCACCGATGTCGTACCACGCGGCGGCAATGCCGGCGGTGGCGGCCAACCGGGCTGGATCCTGAAGTGCAAAGGCTGGGAAAACGATCCTAACGCTTATATCTACTTCACCATCCAGGGCACCGCATGGGAAGCGACAGCACGTGCCATCGGCAAACCTGAATGGGTGACCGATCCGGCCTACGCGACTGCGAAAGCACGCCAGGACAAAATCTTCGATATCTTCGCCTACATCGAAACCTGGCTGGCCGACAAAGACAAATTTGAAGCGATTGAAATCCTGCGCAAATTCGACATCCCTTGTGGTCCAGTGTTGTCGATGAAAGAAATCGCGTATGACGAATCGCTGCGTCGTAGCAAGAGCATCGTCGAAGTCGACCATAAGGTACGCGGTAAATACCTGACGGTCGGCAGCCCGATCAAAATGTCCGGCGCCACGGTCGAAATCACGCCATCACCTTTGCTCGGTGAACACACCGATGAAGTCTTGGCGGAACTGGGTTACAACGCGACACAAATCGCTGCAATCCATAGCGCTGCCGCAGTGTAA
- a CDS encoding sigma-70 family RNA polymerase sigma factor gives MSAAIPSDSVAQLYSEHHGWLRGWLAKKLGCSFDAADLAQDTFMRIVASYQRGTAADVREPRAYLRTVANGLMVDLFRRRSLEQAYLDALATLPEASVASPEERMLVLEALHSLDAMLDTLPAKVRTVFLMSQLEGLTYAAIAEQLGISLRTVKRHMQLGFAQCLSLML, from the coding sequence GTGTCTGCCGCCATACCATCCGATTCTGTCGCCCAGCTATACAGCGAGCATCATGGATGGTTGCGTGGCTGGCTCGCCAAGAAGCTAGGCTGTTCCTTTGATGCTGCCGATCTGGCACAAGATACCTTCATGCGCATCGTCGCCAGCTATCAGCGCGGTACCGCGGCCGATGTGCGCGAACCACGTGCTTACCTGCGCACCGTTGCGAATGGCTTGATGGTGGATTTATTCCGCCGCCGTTCACTGGAGCAGGCTTATCTGGATGCACTGGCGACGCTGCCCGAAGCAAGCGTCGCGTCACCCGAAGAGCGCATGCTGGTGCTGGAAGCACTGCACAGCCTGGATGCCATGCTCGATACCCTGCCCGCCAAAGTCAGGACTGTCTTCCTGATGTCGCAGCTGGAAGGCCTGACCTATGCCGCCATAGCGGAACAACTCGGCATCTCGCTGCGCACTGTCAAACGTCATATGCAATTAGGATTCGCCCAATGCCTCAGCCTGATGCTTTGA
- a CDS encoding FecR domain-containing protein, with protein MPQPDALNIATPASGIDKRIVMDAANWLVKLHSQEMDASDHASLKRWCEQSTEHQRAWHAANELARNFGAVPAGLGLTTLGRQRNRRAAMKTLAIVCTLAPTSWLAWTHMARDNYQTATGERSTYTLADGSSLMLNTGSSVDIVFDDKQRLLRLRAGEVLVQTAKDSAPNPRPFIVQTGQGSVRALGTRFIVRQREDATEVAVLEHAVEVRALGVADPVIIAAGYGGSFGKTDIAALTPLANNVNASAWTQGILIADRQRLEDFLAELGRYRPGILRCDPAVADLRISGVFQTSNTEQALNVLQETLPVTVLSRTRYWVTVLPAQDS; from the coding sequence ATGCCTCAGCCTGATGCTTTGAATATCGCGACACCTGCGAGCGGCATCGACAAGCGGATTGTCATGGATGCGGCGAACTGGCTGGTCAAACTGCATTCACAGGAAATGGATGCCAGCGATCACGCCTCGCTGAAAAGATGGTGCGAGCAAAGCACGGAACACCAACGCGCCTGGCATGCGGCGAATGAACTGGCACGCAATTTCGGCGCAGTACCTGCCGGCCTCGGATTAACCACGCTGGGACGCCAGCGCAATCGCCGCGCCGCGATGAAAACACTGGCTATCGTGTGCACGCTCGCACCGACCAGCTGGCTGGCGTGGACACATATGGCACGCGACAACTACCAAACCGCGACCGGTGAACGTTCGACTTATACCCTCGCCGATGGCAGCAGCCTGATGCTCAATACCGGCTCATCCGTTGATATTGTGTTTGACGACAAGCAAAGACTGTTACGCCTGCGTGCCGGTGAAGTGCTGGTCCAGACTGCTAAAGATAGCGCGCCTAACCCGCGCCCCTTCATTGTGCAAACCGGACAAGGCAGCGTACGTGCACTGGGTACACGTTTCATCGTGCGCCAGCGCGAAGACGCGACCGAGGTCGCGGTGTTGGAACATGCGGTCGAAGTCCGTGCGCTCGGCGTAGCAGACCCTGTCATCATAGCCGCCGGTTATGGCGGCAGCTTTGGCAAAACAGATATAGCCGCGCTCACACCGCTGGCGAACAATGTGAATGCCAGTGCCTGGACGCAAGGCATATTGATTGCAGACAGGCAGAGGCTGGAAGACTTCCTCGCAGAACTCGGACGCTATCGGCCCGGCATCCTGCGCTGCGATCCGGCAGTAGCGGACTTGCGGATTTCCGGGGTATTCCAGACCAGCAATACCGAGCAGGCGCTGAACGTGCTGCAGGAAACCCTGCCCGTCACCGTGCTGTCGCGCACGCGTTATTGGGTCACCGTGCTGCCGGCGCAGGATTCCTGA
- a CDS encoding TonB-dependent siderophore receptor, which yields MQRTLPRHHLIRDRRNSYPLSPMRPLAAAICSAMLGMAFVTATLVPQSAFAADASMSSSKKHYAIPAGSLSQSLYSFASNAGITLSFDPALTEGLRSNGLNGSYAVLDGLNALLANSGLVATPGQSGGYLLSKRPASDSVLPAVTVNSERSATTEGTDSYTSGSMSTATGLSLSQRHTPQTVSVISRQQMDDFNLTTLQEIAKVTPGIYSKGQAVSDQETNYYARGFVLNHVNVDGLPVDVSGFNERNVSADMIMYDRVEVVRGATGLMEGAGAPAGSINLVRKRPTAAPLFNASVSVGSWNNKQLTIDTSRALNESGSLRGRVAASWRDSDSFVDVTNTKNYSVYGILEADLSPNTTLGVGFSQQRTRTDGVFMGLPTYADGRHMNLPRSTFLNNADSFQDRDNDVYFADLETRLNGGWRSKFAVTHISAESASRYANNSRIAGQPLQRSQSDTGWGYSTQQIVADMRVTGPFELLGRQHEVIVGASYRNDTSDAYQTWDSSTSRIVNIGNWNPYANAVSGGPAEPYNWGRKTREKGLYTAANFNLSDAMKLVMGGRFGWYTQDVTGWYETNKKWRRSLDESAKFIPYLGLVYDVDKQHSLYASATQIFQPQSAMDVNGNTLDPLEGTNLEVGIKGEYFGGQLNTSAALFRITQNNRAVRDDQNCPTGGAISCSRAAGEIVSEGVDLQISGSPLPGWQIAGGYTYVAAKYTKDGNPNNIGKPVATDEPRHLFKLYTNYRLSGSLDKWNIGASAYAQGKTSHTDVGYNTVQGAYAIFGLMAGYKVNDNIQLKLNIDNIFDRTYYQSLDYGWSGGLARYGAPRNALLTLNYKM from the coding sequence ATGCAGCGCACGCTACCCCGGCATCACCTCATACGAGATCGCCGTAACTCATACCCTTTGTCACCCATGCGTCCGCTCGCAGCGGCAATCTGCTCTGCCATGCTGGGCATGGCGTTTGTCACTGCCACGCTGGTGCCACAATCGGCATTCGCTGCCGATGCAAGCATGTCGAGCAGTAAAAAACACTATGCCATTCCGGCCGGTTCACTCAGCCAATCGCTGTACAGCTTTGCCAGCAATGCAGGCATCACCTTATCGTTTGATCCGGCCCTGACCGAAGGCCTGCGCTCGAATGGCTTGAATGGCAGCTATGCGGTACTGGATGGACTCAATGCCCTGCTCGCCAATTCCGGACTGGTAGCGACGCCGGGTCAGAGCGGCGGTTACTTGCTGAGCAAGCGCCCCGCTTCGGATTCGGTACTTCCTGCTGTCACGGTCAACAGCGAGCGCAGCGCCACCACCGAAGGCACCGATTCCTATACCAGCGGCAGCATGAGTACCGCAACCGGCTTATCGCTGTCGCAACGCCATACCCCACAGACCGTCTCTGTCATTTCGCGTCAGCAGATGGATGACTTCAACCTCACCACACTGCAGGAAATTGCCAAGGTCACGCCGGGGATTTACAGCAAGGGACAAGCTGTCAGCGACCAGGAAACCAATTACTACGCACGCGGCTTTGTGCTGAATCATGTGAATGTCGATGGTTTGCCGGTGGATGTCAGCGGCTTTAACGAACGCAATGTCTCGGCCGATATGATCATGTATGACCGGGTCGAAGTGGTGCGTGGCGCTACCGGCCTGATGGAAGGTGCAGGCGCACCGGCCGGCAGCATCAACCTGGTACGCAAACGCCCTACCGCGGCTCCATTATTCAATGCCTCGGTCAGCGTGGGTTCGTGGAACAACAAGCAACTCACCATCGATACCAGCCGCGCGCTAAATGAATCCGGCAGCCTGCGTGGTCGTGTCGCTGCCAGCTGGCGCGATAGTGATAGCTTCGTCGATGTCACCAACACCAAGAACTACAGCGTGTACGGCATCCTCGAAGCCGACCTCAGTCCTAACACCACGCTGGGTGTCGGCTTTTCGCAGCAACGCACCCGCACCGATGGCGTCTTCATGGGCCTGCCTACGTATGCGGATGGCCGCCATATGAACCTGCCGCGTTCAACCTTCCTGAACAATGCAGACTCATTCCAGGATCGCGACAACGATGTCTACTTCGCCGACCTTGAAACCCGCCTGAACGGTGGCTGGCGCAGCAAGTTTGCAGTCACCCACATCAGTGCAGAATCCGCATCGCGCTATGCAAATAATTCCCGTATCGCCGGCCAGCCCCTGCAGCGCAGCCAGTCGGACACCGGCTGGGGTTACAGCACGCAGCAAATCGTCGCCGATATGCGCGTCACGGGTCCGTTTGAATTATTAGGCCGCCAGCATGAAGTGATCGTCGGCGCCAGCTACAGGAATGATACGTCCGATGCTTACCAGACCTGGGATTCATCTACCTCGCGCATCGTCAATATCGGCAACTGGAATCCGTATGCGAATGCGGTCAGCGGTGGCCCGGCCGAGCCATACAACTGGGGCCGCAAGACACGTGAGAAAGGTTTGTACACAGCTGCCAACTTCAACCTGAGCGATGCTATGAAGCTGGTCATGGGCGGGCGCTTTGGCTGGTACACACAAGACGTCACCGGCTGGTATGAAACCAATAAGAAATGGCGGCGCAGCCTGGATGAAAGCGCCAAGTTCATCCCCTATCTCGGCCTGGTCTATGACGTCGACAAACAGCACTCGCTGTACGCCAGCGCGACACAGATTTTCCAGCCACAAAGTGCGATGGATGTGAATGGCAACACACTGGATCCACTGGAAGGCACCAACCTTGAAGTTGGTATCAAAGGCGAGTATTTTGGCGGCCAGCTCAATACCAGCGCAGCGCTGTTCCGCATCACACAAAACAATCGCGCGGTACGCGATGACCAAAACTGCCCGACCGGTGGTGCCATTTCCTGCTCCCGTGCTGCCGGCGAAATCGTCAGTGAAGGCGTCGACTTGCAAATATCCGGTTCACCATTGCCGGGCTGGCAAATCGCCGGTGGTTATACCTATGTAGCGGCCAAGTACACCAAGGATGGCAATCCAAACAATATCGGCAAACCGGTAGCTACCGATGAACCGCGCCATCTGTTCAAGCTCTATACCAACTACCGCCTCTCCGGCTCGCTGGATAAATGGAATATAGGCGCTTCCGCCTATGCACAAGGCAAAACCTCGCACACCGATGTCGGCTACAACACGGTACAGGGTGCATACGCAATCTTTGGCTTGATGGCCGGCTACAAGGTCAATGACAATATCCAGCTCAAACTGAATATCGACAATATCTTCGATCGCACCTACTACCAGTCGCTGGACTATGGCTGGTCAGGTGGCCTGGCACGTTACGGCGCGCCACGTAATGCCTTGCTGACCCTGAACTACAAGATGTAA